The following coding sequences lie in one Tichowtungia aerotolerans genomic window:
- a CDS encoding HAD family hydrolase, with protein MAAKHDILLAIDSDGCVFDSMTVKQGIFHTGIIEFWGMEAAADEARKLCEWVGLYSPWRGLNRFQLILKIFQTLDEFLPNIGKPLPTESLEVFIDSGATLSMQELEKWIEKTGATELQAVLEWSREMSRRIAEVAVFPVFDGVFQGLKKLHTAADLIVVSQTTEDALVREWNHAGLTGFVDVIAGAELGSKKESLETVMKGRYGPEQAVMVGDATGDLDAARAAGCLFYPIIPGDEVRSWAELRSEGLARILNGTFAGAYQEALIARFNGVLSDVPPRTH; from the coding sequence TTGGCGGCAAAACATGACATTTTGCTGGCGATTGACTCGGATGGATGCGTGTTTGACAGCATGACGGTCAAGCAGGGGATTTTTCACACGGGAATCATTGAATTCTGGGGGATGGAAGCTGCCGCAGACGAGGCCAGAAAACTCTGTGAGTGGGTTGGCCTATACTCTCCCTGGCGCGGACTGAACCGGTTCCAGCTGATCCTGAAAATTTTCCAAACATTGGATGAATTTCTTCCAAACATTGGAAAACCCCTGCCGACAGAGTCTCTGGAGGTGTTTATCGATTCCGGTGCGACGCTGAGTATGCAGGAGCTGGAAAAATGGATTGAGAAAACCGGGGCGACGGAGCTTCAGGCCGTTCTGGAATGGAGTCGCGAGATGAGCCGCCGGATTGCGGAAGTGGCTGTGTTTCCCGTGTTCGACGGGGTTTTCCAAGGTTTGAAAAAGCTGCATACGGCAGCAGATCTGATTGTGGTGTCGCAAACGACCGAAGACGCGCTGGTCCGCGAGTGGAACCACGCCGGGCTGACCGGTTTTGTGGATGTGATTGCCGGCGCGGAGCTCGGGTCGAAAAAAGAGTCGCTCGAAACCGTGATGAAAGGGCGGTATGGCCCTGAGCAGGCGGTGATGGTTGGCGACGCGACGGGCGACCTGGACGCGGCCCGCGCGGCGGGCTGTCTGTTTTATCCGATCATTCCCGGCGATGAAGTAAGAAGCTGGGCGGAGCTGCGATCCGAAGGCCTGGCGCGGATCCTCAACGGAACATTTGCCGGGGCGTATCAGGAGGCGCTGATCGCACGGTTCAATGGAGTTCTTTCCGATGTTCCGCCCCGGACTCACTGA
- a CDS encoding ABC transporter permease: MIRYIAKRMLQMIPTVLGVILITFILFNVAGGSPALRVLGPHAQADTLEAFDELRGFNKPLFPLIGPRSVTTRAYEDSDFERTPGDWQHVDGVTYTNGMIVLAAGGEYALPVKFELRDDCDYELTVESRQPDISRDWKKEHKTFQSSEIKLGGGPASLEVRSIKLRRRMSNPFDSQLLFYFKQLAKLDFGVSHSTNQRVSKLLADGIGPSLMLTVPIFLIGLVTSITLSLLCAFWRDTWVDRFFVIISVALMSVNYLVYIVAGQYFLAFKARWFPIWGFEDVQYLALPVLIGVISGLGGSLRFYRTIMLDEAHRDYVRTARAKGVSKSRVLFRHVLKNAMIPIITNVVIAIPFLYTGSLLLESFFGIPGLGYLGINAINSSDVDVVRAIVLIGAFMFVIANLLTDLCYALVDPRVKLK, translated from the coding sequence ATGATCCGCTACATTGCCAAACGAATGTTGCAGATGATTCCGACCGTACTTGGAGTCATCCTGATTACATTTATTCTCTTCAACGTGGCGGGCGGAAGTCCGGCGTTGAGAGTTCTCGGTCCGCATGCGCAGGCCGATACGCTGGAGGCGTTTGACGAGCTGCGCGGTTTCAACAAGCCGCTCTTCCCGCTGATCGGGCCGCGCAGCGTGACCACTCGCGCCTATGAAGACTCTGACTTCGAGCGCACGCCGGGCGACTGGCAGCATGTCGACGGCGTCACTTACACCAACGGTATGATTGTGCTGGCGGCCGGCGGCGAATATGCGCTTCCGGTGAAGTTTGAACTTCGCGACGACTGCGATTACGAGCTGACTGTCGAAAGCCGCCAGCCCGATATTTCCAGGGATTGGAAGAAAGAGCACAAAACTTTCCAATCTTCGGAAATTAAACTGGGTGGTGGCCCGGCCTCCCTGGAGGTTCGGTCGATCAAACTGCGCCGCCGGATGAGTAATCCGTTCGATTCCCAGCTGTTATTCTATTTTAAACAGTTGGCGAAGCTGGACTTCGGGGTGTCGCACAGCACCAACCAGCGGGTCAGCAAGCTGCTGGCGGACGGCATCGGCCCGTCATTAATGCTGACCGTTCCGATATTCCTGATCGGGCTGGTGACCTCGATTACGCTTTCCCTGCTGTGCGCATTCTGGCGCGACACCTGGGTGGACCGTTTCTTCGTGATCATTTCGGTTGCGCTGATGAGTGTTAACTATCTGGTGTACATCGTGGCTGGACAGTATTTTCTCGCTTTTAAAGCGCGCTGGTTTCCGATCTGGGGATTTGAGGATGTACAGTATCTGGCGCTGCCGGTGTTGATCGGTGTGATCAGCGGCCTCGGCGGGAGCCTGCGGTTCTATCGTACGATTATGCTCGATGAGGCGCACCGCGACTACGTCCGCACGGCGCGTGCCAAAGGGGTGAGCAAGTCGCGCGTCCTGTTCCGGCATGTGCTTAAGAACGCGATGATTCCCATCATTACCAACGTCGTGATTGCCATTCCGTTTCTTTATACCGGCAGTCTGCTGCTCGAGAGTTTCTTTGGAATTCCCGGCCTCGGATATCTTGGCATCAATGCGATCAATTCATCAGATGTCGATGTGGTCCGCGCGATTGTTTTGATCGGGGCGTTTATGTTTGTCATCGCCAACCTGCTGACAGACCTCTGTTACGCCCTCGTCGATCCCCGGGTGAAGTTGAAATGA
- the lpxA gene encoding acyl-ACP--UDP-N-acetylglucosamine O-acyltransferase: protein MSSIHPTAIVEDGAVLGADVTLGAYCVVGPHAKIGNGTELMAHAVVDGCTTVGRECTIHPFARIGGKTQDLKYKGGAPGVVVGDRTVMRECVTINAGTHDGEMTEVGSDCLLMAYSHVAHACKIGNGVIIANGTQLAGDVIVEDFAIIEGLCGVVQFRRVGKMAFLGGYTKATKDIPPFMIADGLDVQIRGFNKIGMERRGVSEESRAAIKQAYRILYRKKLALPDALEMIESDVPQTPEVKYLLDFIRSSETGIVR from the coding sequence ATGAGCAGTATTCATCCTACCGCAATTGTCGAAGACGGAGCCGTGCTGGGCGCAGACGTTACACTGGGCGCTTACTGTGTCGTCGGCCCTCACGCCAAGATCGGTAACGGCACCGAGCTGATGGCTCACGCTGTTGTCGATGGCTGCACGACGGTCGGACGTGAATGTACGATTCACCCGTTTGCCCGCATCGGCGGCAAAACGCAGGACCTTAAATATAAAGGGGGTGCCCCCGGCGTCGTTGTCGGGGATCGCACCGTGATGCGCGAATGCGTCACCATCAATGCAGGAACTCATGACGGTGAAATGACCGAAGTCGGCTCCGACTGCCTGCTGATGGCCTACAGCCATGTGGCTCACGCCTGCAAAATCGGCAACGGAGTGATCATCGCCAACGGCACCCAGCTGGCCGGTGACGTCATTGTGGAGGATTTTGCGATTATTGAGGGGCTGTGCGGCGTGGTTCAGTTCCGCCGCGTCGGCAAAATGGCGTTTCTCGGCGGCTATACCAAGGCAACCAAAGATATTCCGCCGTTCATGATTGCCGACGGACTGGACGTGCAGATTCGCGGCTTCAACAAGATCGGCATGGAGCGCCGCGGTGTTTCTGAAGAATCGCGGGCCGCGATCAAGCAGGCCTACCGTATTCTCTACCGCAAAAAGCTTGCCTTGCCGGACGCGCTCGAAATGATAGAGAGCGATGTGCCGCAGACCCCGGAAGTTAAATACCTTCTCGATTTTATCCGCAGCTCAGAAACCGGTATTGTTCGCTAA
- a CDS encoding ABC transporter substrate-binding protein, with translation MNQRNHGWIVFLRGSAVFLCLLLASCGRQELDTLRFEDEQVLYGQTSRIQGFDPAKSGDVASSMVISRMYEGLLQYSYLKRPYQVEPLLAESLPTVSEDGLTYTFKIRNGIFFQDDPCFPDGKGRELTAEDFVYAIKRVADVKNASSGYWAFNRRIVGLDDFRASSAEAEPTDYDAVVEGLRALDDHTLQIQLTGPYPQLLWILAMHYSFAVPREAVEAYGDDFVNHPVGTGPFILHRWKRNYRVEFVRNPKWAETGRVELYPTEGSAQDRAAGLLEDAGKPIPFLDRIVQYVVDDSTTAWMMFLSGHFSFSSISRDNWDVVITPDKELVDDLQKQKIRLLASPTLDLFYIGFNMDDPVVGRNRKLRQALSCAYNPEVMVQYYNGRITPVYGPVPDPLAGFKPEPTAYSYNPEKAKRLLAEAGYPDGIDPETGRRLEVTLELGSAGGDTSQQIDLLIDMFDQVGIVLKASYNNWPTFLDKMDRRQAQLFQLGWVADYPDPENFLQLFYSANVSPGPNHANYVNPEFDALYEKIRFLLPGEEKDRLCKQMADIIIEDCPWIFMHQPMSYALVHNWLENYKPHDFPYGMTKYRRADNKLWNQWKAENK, from the coding sequence ATGAATCAGCGGAACCATGGATGGATTGTATTCCTCCGGGGGTCCGCTGTTTTTTTATGCCTGCTGCTCGCGTCCTGCGGACGGCAGGAGCTGGACACCCTTCGCTTCGAAGACGAGCAGGTTCTTTACGGACAGACCTCGCGCATCCAGGGTTTCGATCCCGCAAAATCGGGTGATGTTGCTTCTTCGATGGTCATCAGCCGCATGTACGAAGGGCTCCTTCAGTACTCTTATCTGAAACGGCCCTATCAGGTGGAGCCGCTTTTGGCAGAAAGCCTGCCAACCGTGTCCGAAGACGGGCTGACCTATACGTTTAAAATCCGCAACGGTATTTTCTTCCAGGATGATCCCTGTTTCCCGGACGGAAAAGGCCGCGAGTTGACCGCGGAGGATTTTGTTTACGCCATTAAGCGCGTCGCGGACGTTAAAAATGCGTCCTCGGGTTACTGGGCCTTTAACAGGCGCATTGTCGGACTCGATGATTTCCGGGCCTCTTCCGCAGAAGCGGAGCCAACCGATTATGATGCGGTTGTCGAGGGGTTGAGGGCTCTGGATGACCATACCCTGCAGATTCAGTTAACCGGACCGTATCCGCAGCTTCTCTGGATCCTTGCCATGCATTACAGCTTTGCGGTGCCGCGCGAAGCGGTGGAAGCCTATGGCGACGATTTTGTGAACCACCCGGTCGGAACCGGGCCGTTTATTCTTCACAGGTGGAAACGAAACTACCGGGTTGAGTTTGTTCGCAACCCGAAATGGGCCGAAACGGGCAGGGTGGAGCTTTACCCGACGGAGGGCTCTGCGCAGGATCGCGCCGCCGGTCTGCTCGAAGACGCAGGAAAACCGATTCCGTTTCTCGATCGCATTGTGCAGTATGTGGTCGACGACTCGACAACGGCCTGGATGATGTTTTTGTCCGGTCATTTCAGCTTCAGCAGTATTTCCCGGGATAACTGGGATGTGGTGATCACGCCTGATAAAGAGCTGGTTGACGATCTTCAGAAGCAGAAAATCCGGCTGCTGGCCAGCCCGACGCTGGATCTGTTTTACATCGGTTTCAACATGGACGATCCGGTTGTCGGCAGAAACAGAAAGCTGCGGCAGGCGCTTTCCTGCGCCTACAATCCAGAGGTGATGGTTCAGTACTATAACGGTCGTATCACACCGGTGTACGGTCCGGTTCCCGATCCGCTGGCCGGATTCAAACCGGAACCGACTGCCTATTCCTATAATCCTGAAAAAGCGAAGCGGCTTCTGGCCGAGGCGGGCTATCCGGACGGCATTGATCCAGAGACCGGCCGCCGTCTGGAAGTGACGCTCGAGCTCGGCAGTGCGGGCGGCGATACCAGCCAGCAGATTGACCTGCTGATCGATATGTTCGACCAGGTCGGCATTGTCCTGAAAGCCAGCTATAACAACTGGCCCACCTTCCTCGACAAAATGGATCGCAGGCAGGCTCAGCTTTTCCAGCTCGGCTGGGTCGCCGACTATCCTGACCCCGAGAATTTCCTGCAGTTGTTTTACAGCGCCAATGTTTCGCCCGGCCCAAATCACGCCAATTATGTCAATCCGGAGTTTGATGCGCTCTACGAAAAAATCCGCTTTCTGCTGCCCGGCGAAGAAAAAGACCGCCTCTGCAAACAGATGGCCGACATAATTATCGAAGACTGTCCGTGGATTTTTATGCATCAGCCGATGAGCTACGCGCTGGTGCACAACTGGCTCGAAAACTACAAGCCTCACGACTTTCCCTACGGCATGACCAAATACCGCCGTGCCGATAATAAACTTTGGAACCAGTGGAAGGCGGAGAATAAATGA
- the tpiA gene encoding triose-phosphate isomerase, which produces MRKKIVAGNWKMNKTVEEAVALVEGLKLELADVVGVEAVVCPPFTALKTVSDLIADTEIKLGCQNMSDQDDGAYTGEVSHTMLKELFVKYVILGHSERREYYGETDAIVNSKVKKALSKNLRPIVCVGEKLEDREGGNTEKVVEEQVRGSLADITAEQFEDVVVAYEPVWAIGTGKTATAEQAQEVHAFIRGIVADMVGQEAADGLRIQYGGSMKPANAPELLSQPDIDGGLIGGAALEAQSFAGIVKAGM; this is translated from the coding sequence ATGAGAAAGAAAATTGTTGCAGGTAACTGGAAAATGAACAAAACCGTCGAAGAAGCCGTGGCTCTCGTCGAGGGTTTGAAACTCGAGCTCGCGGATGTGGTCGGGGTGGAAGCCGTGGTCTGTCCTCCGTTCACTGCGCTCAAAACCGTCAGCGACCTGATCGCCGATACGGAAATCAAACTGGGCTGCCAGAACATGAGCGACCAGGATGACGGCGCTTATACCGGAGAAGTCTCTCACACCATGCTCAAAGAGCTGTTCGTTAAATACGTGATCCTCGGCCACAGCGAGCGCCGCGAATACTACGGCGAAACCGATGCGATCGTGAACAGCAAGGTGAAAAAAGCCCTGTCCAAAAACCTGCGTCCGATCGTTTGTGTCGGTGAAAAGCTCGAAGACCGTGAAGGCGGCAACACCGAGAAAGTGGTTGAAGAACAGGTTCGCGGAAGCCTGGCGGACATTACGGCAGAACAGTTTGAAGACGTGGTTGTTGCTTACGAGCCGGTCTGGGCGATCGGTACCGGCAAAACCGCTACTGCCGAACAGGCTCAGGAAGTCCACGCCTTCATCCGCGGCATTGTGGCCGATATGGTTGGTCAGGAAGCCGCTGACGGCCTTCGCATTCAGTACGGCGGCAGCATGAAACCGGCAAACGCTCCGGAACTGCTCTCTCAGCCCGATATCGATGGCGGCCTGATCGGCGGCGCGGCTCTCGAAGCCCAGTCCTTTGCCGGGATTGTCAAAGCCGGCATGTAA
- the secG gene encoding preprotein translocase subunit SecG, which translates to MAFIRTLLIILEAACSLALIGLVLLQKSKSEGLGLAFGGGGNDSLFGARAGNVLTKATVGIGILFLVNTLILGMLFAGSADESLMDRAETPAAAAPAAMPVEQPAVDIPIVPETPVVPAAE; encoded by the coding sequence ATGGCATTTATTCGTACATTGCTGATTATTCTGGAAGCAGCCTGCAGTCTTGCGCTGATCGGACTGGTTCTGTTGCAGAAATCCAAGAGCGAAGGCCTTGGCCTTGCATTCGGCGGAGGTGGAAATGATTCGCTGTTCGGCGCCCGTGCCGGCAACGTGCTCACCAAGGCGACTGTCGGCATTGGAATTCTGTTTTTGGTCAATACGCTGATCCTCGGCATGCTGTTTGCCGGCAGTGCGGATGAATCATTGATGGACCGGGCAGAAACTCCGGCCGCTGCAGCTCCGGCAGCCATGCCGGTGGAGCAGCCGGCAGTCGATATTCCGATTGTTCCGGAAACTCCGGTTGTTCCTGCAGCAGAATAA
- a CDS encoding class I SAM-dependent methyltransferase, with protein sequence MSTFLITLKGICHFLPPQIRANTWLQKTGTRLLLQCGALDAVYSARYYQTMVEPYSRRSVGPIARSIENSFHPQSVIDVGCGSGALLVALRKLGIRNSLGLDCSEAALDIARARGLDTRKFDIATDQFLYSAFYDVAISMETAEHLPENSVDNYISLLCSLAPLIVFTAARPGQNGIGHLNEQSPEYWIEKFKSHNLQLDETLVSRWQTDWKAAGVSDFYTRNLMIFRR encoded by the coding sequence ATGTCGACGTTCTTAATAACCCTTAAAGGAATATGCCATTTTCTGCCGCCCCAGATCCGCGCAAATACATGGCTGCAGAAAACGGGCACCCGCCTGCTGCTTCAGTGCGGAGCGCTGGATGCCGTTTATTCTGCCCGCTACTACCAAACGATGGTCGAGCCGTATTCCCGCCGAAGCGTTGGCCCGATTGCCCGATCCATTGAAAATTCATTTCATCCCCAATCTGTCATTGATGTTGGCTGCGGATCCGGCGCACTGCTCGTGGCGCTGCGAAAACTCGGCATCAGAAACAGCCTTGGGCTCGACTGCTCAGAAGCCGCACTCGATATCGCCCGCGCCCGCGGACTCGACACGCGCAAATTCGACATTGCCACCGACCAGTTCCTCTATTCCGCGTTCTACGATGTCGCCATCAGCATGGAAACGGCCGAGCATCTGCCGGAGAATTCGGTCGACAACTACATCTCCCTGCTCTGCAGTCTGGCTCCCCTTATCGTTTTCACCGCCGCCAGGCCCGGCCAGAACGGAATTGGCCACCTCAACGAACAATCGCCGGAATACTGGATTGAGAAATTTAAATCACACAATCTGCAGTTAGACGAAACGCTGGTCTCCCGATGGCAGACCGACTGGAAAGCCGCCGGCGTTTCCGATTTTTATACCCGCAACCTCATGATCTTCCGGCGCTGA
- a CDS encoding ABC transporter permease, whose translation MSEKGNSLWSDAWRRLKKNRIAMVCLGIIVLYTVGALYGEAVHQYYQLKDQTPFYQSTNLDSAYQPPSSEHWMGTDALGRDVMHRLVQGTRIAYKVGIITALIAIPIGVFFGCLAGYFGGRIDDFVVWLYSTFASIPGLLFILAIAMVVGRGLLGVYLGIGLTTWVGLCRLIRGEVIKHKEQAYVQAAHTLGLSWPRILFRHILPNVFHVIIVTFTLRFPAAVSTEVFMSFLGIGVQNEPSWGLMINNARQRLWQGVWWEMTFVTLAIFLLVLAFNLLGDALRDALDPRLRTEES comes from the coding sequence ATGAGTGAAAAAGGAAACAGTCTGTGGAGTGATGCCTGGCGGCGGTTGAAGAAGAACCGTATTGCCATGGTCTGCCTCGGCATCATTGTGCTCTACACGGTCGGCGCGCTCTATGGCGAGGCGGTGCATCAGTATTATCAGCTGAAGGACCAGACACCGTTTTATCAGAGCACCAATCTGGACTCCGCCTACCAACCGCCGTCTTCCGAACATTGGATGGGAACCGACGCGCTGGGTCGTGATGTGATGCATCGCCTCGTTCAGGGAACACGTATTGCTTATAAAGTCGGAATCATCACGGCACTGATCGCCATCCCGATCGGTGTTTTTTTCGGGTGTCTCGCGGGATATTTTGGCGGTCGAATCGATGATTTTGTGGTCTGGCTGTATTCCACGTTTGCTTCGATCCCCGGTCTGCTGTTTATCTTGGCGATTGCCATGGTGGTGGGGCGCGGATTGCTCGGTGTGTATCTGGGAATCGGGCTGACGACCTGGGTCGGGCTGTGCCGCCTGATTCGCGGGGAAGTCATCAAGCATAAAGAGCAGGCCTATGTGCAGGCTGCGCATACCTTGGGCCTGAGCTGGCCGCGCATCCTGTTCCGCCACATCCTGCCCAACGTTTTCCACGTCATCATCGTCACCTTTACGCTGCGCTTTCCGGCGGCCGTCAGTACGGAAGTGTTTATGAGCTTTCTCGGAATCGGTGTGCAGAACGAACCGTCGTGGGGGTTGATGATCAACAACGCGCGCCAGCGACTCTGGCAGGGCGTCTGGTGGGAAATGACCTTTGTGACACTGGCAATCTTTCTGCTCGTTCTCGCTTTCAACCTGCTCGGCGACGCCCTGCGCGACGCCCTCGATCCGCGTCTGCGTACGGAGGAAAGTTAA
- a CDS encoding GspE/PulE family protein, producing the protein MQNSQLAALLQQTGLFREEQVESLMSELAGGTIGLPETVVEQTGIKEELFLEKLAEGMDLPFMRLKQPEIAADVLSRVPPKAVFQYNIIPVSAEDGTLHIATADPLQPGLIDAMRLVTGGRIRLVLSPATDIAAAAKQLYGVGAETLDRMMQDDDRIDLDGDTLLKQDLNDLDQEASVVKFVNQIIWEAHQTRATDIHIEPMEVDLRIRYRIDGVLHQTPVPATLKRFQSSIISRIKVMANMDIAEKRLPQDGRISLRIQGEEIDVRVSTMPTVYGESVSLRLLLRGSGMINMSQLGLEPDDEKVLKKMITRPHGILLCTGPTGSGKSTSLYAWLHTINSVDKRIMSAEDPIEYEMAGVNQVQMKPEIGLTFAHALRTFLRQDPDVIMVGEIRDRETAEIAIRAALTGHLVFSTLHTNDSAGSVNRLLDMGIEPFLVASSVEGIIAQRLIRRLCPSCRKPVEIDDVKRDFLKGEGFPIEELETKNIYEPVGCDDCHGSGFKGRTGIYEILAVDDHIRPLIIDRAASSVIKKEALRHGLSTLREDGWKKVLAGVTTVEEVLRVAEEDEDDEEI; encoded by the coding sequence ATGCAAAACAGCCAGCTTGCCGCACTGCTACAGCAGACCGGACTGTTCCGGGAGGAACAGGTGGAATCCCTGATGTCGGAACTGGCAGGCGGGACCATCGGTCTTCCCGAAACGGTGGTGGAGCAGACAGGAATCAAGGAAGAACTGTTCCTCGAAAAGCTGGCGGAAGGAATGGATCTGCCGTTTATGCGGCTGAAACAGCCTGAGATCGCAGCGGACGTTCTCAGCCGGGTCCCTCCGAAAGCGGTCTTTCAATACAATATTATTCCGGTTTCTGCTGAAGACGGAACGCTTCATATCGCTACGGCCGACCCGCTGCAGCCCGGGCTGATCGATGCCATGCGGCTGGTGACCGGCGGGCGCATTCGTCTGGTGCTCAGCCCGGCGACGGATATCGCCGCCGCCGCCAAACAGCTTTACGGCGTGGGGGCCGAAACGCTCGACCGCATGATGCAGGACGACGACCGCATCGACCTCGACGGCGACACACTGCTCAAGCAGGACCTCAACGATCTCGACCAGGAAGCCTCGGTCGTAAAATTTGTCAACCAGATTATTTGGGAAGCGCACCAGACTCGCGCCACCGATATTCACATCGAGCCGATGGAGGTCGACCTGCGCATCCGGTACCGCATCGACGGCGTGCTGCACCAGACGCCGGTTCCGGCTACGCTCAAGCGCTTCCAGTCCTCGATTATTTCCCGTATCAAGGTGATGGCCAACATGGATATCGCCGAAAAACGACTGCCGCAGGACGGGCGCATCAGCCTGCGCATCCAGGGCGAGGAAATCGACGTTCGTGTGTCCACCATGCCCACCGTGTACGGCGAAAGTGTCAGCCTTCGTCTGCTGCTGCGCGGAAGCGGCATGATCAATATGAGTCAGCTCGGGCTGGAGCCGGACGACGAAAAAGTGCTCAAAAAAATGATCACCCGCCCTCACGGCATCCTGCTTTGTACGGGCCCGACCGGTTCCGGGAAATCCACTTCACTCTACGCGTGGCTTCACACCATCAACTCCGTCGATAAGCGGATTATGTCGGCCGAAGACCCGATCGAGTACGAAATGGCCGGCGTCAACCAGGTGCAGATGAAGCCGGAAATCGGCCTCACTTTCGCCCATGCGCTGCGCACGTTCCTGCGTCAGGACCCGGACGTCATCATGGTCGGTGAGATCCGTGACCGCGAAACCGCCGAAATCGCCATTCGCGCCGCGCTGACCGGTCATCTCGTGTTCAGTACCCTCCACACCAACGACTCCGCCGGCAGCGTCAACCGACTGCTCGATATGGGCATCGAGCCGTTCCTCGTCGCGTCATCGGTCGAAGGAATCATCGCTCAGCGACTGATTCGGCGCCTTTGCCCGTCCTGCCGCAAGCCGGTGGAAATCGACGACGTGAAACGCGATTTTCTCAAAGGCGAAGGGTTTCCGATCGAGGAGCTTGAGACCAAAAACATTTACGAACCGGTCGGATGCGACGACTGCCACGGCTCCGGATTCAAAGGCCGGACCGGCATTTATGAAATTCTGGCCGTCGATGATCACATCCGCCCGCTCATTATCGATCGCGCTGCATCCAGCGTTATCAAGAAAGAGGCGCTCAGGCATGGATTGAGCACTCTTCGCGAGGATGGATGGAAAAAAGTGCTGGCCGGCGTGACCACGGTTGAAGAGGTCCTGCGCGTCGCCGAAGAGGACGAGGACGACGAAGAAATCTGA